One stretch of Natronobacterium texcoconense DNA includes these proteins:
- a CDS encoding pro-sigmaK processing inhibitor BofA family protein translates to MVTGLEIILLVLVLAAVLGASTIIQTVRPFIVNAVVGLLVLFLAQAVFGLSVAVTPIVLVIVALGGVPGSLLVILLSLFGVAFVP, encoded by the coding sequence ATGGTTACAGGACTCGAGATCATCCTACTGGTCCTCGTTCTCGCCGCCGTTCTCGGTGCCTCTACGATCATTCAGACGGTTCGGCCGTTCATCGTCAACGCGGTCGTCGGCCTGCTCGTGTTGTTCCTCGCTCAGGCCGTCTTCGGTCTTTCGGTCGCAGTAACACCGATTGTACTCGTCATCGTCGCGCTCGGCGGCGTCCCGGGGTCGTTGCTCGTCATCTTGCTGTCTCTTTTCGGCGTTGCATTCGTTCCCTGA